The Methylobacterium sp. PvR107 genome contains a region encoding:
- the urtB gene encoding urea ABC transporter permease subunit UrtB, which produces MLRLLTFLVLLLAAPALAQAPDPYGQLAGDGYAEIEAGVSGLAASGDPRADAILAALSDGRLLVGPDKTLLIRQGGTVVDARTGSAVADSPDLRPVRANNRVRRSIEAARGQLDLASPDPARRRAAADAVFKARDAAALPALDAALARETNPGVRQALTEARAALLLARPGTAESDRIAAIPALQARGDGDAMGILRGLAADPSEAVRAAAARGIAAIETRLAVVGALQNVWYGISLGSVLLLAAIGLAITFGVMGVINMAHGEMVMLGAYTTYGVQELIRTKAPSLFGWSLAISIPCAFLVAGLMGVLIERFIIRFLYGRPLETLLATFGVSLVLQQGVRSLFGPTNREVGAPAFMSGAFDFYGLSITWGRMWIIVFAMAVFLGLLFVLRKTSFGLKTRAVTQNRRMAAAMGIRTPYVDALTFGLGSGIAGIAGVALSQIDNVSPNLGQGYIIDSFLVVVFGGVGNLWGTLVAALTLGVVNKLAEPYIGAVLAKIGLLIFIILFIQKRPRGLFALKGRAVES; this is translated from the coding sequence ATGCTCCGTCTCCTCACCTTCCTCGTCCTGCTGCTGGCCGCCCCCGCGCTGGCCCAGGCGCCCGATCCCTACGGCCAGCTCGCCGGGGACGGCTATGCCGAGATCGAGGCCGGCGTCTCCGGCCTCGCGGCGAGCGGCGACCCGCGCGCCGACGCGATCCTCGCGGCCCTGTCGGACGGCCGCCTGCTGGTGGGCCCGGACAAGACCCTGCTGATCCGGCAGGGCGGCACGGTCGTGGATGCGAGGACCGGCTCAGCCGTGGCCGACAGCCCCGACCTCAGGCCGGTGCGCGCCAACAACCGGGTCCGCCGGTCGATCGAGGCCGCCCGCGGGCAGCTCGACCTCGCGAGCCCCGATCCGGCCAGGCGCCGCGCCGCCGCCGACGCGGTGTTCAAGGCGCGCGACGCGGCCGCGCTGCCCGCCCTCGACGCGGCCCTGGCCCGCGAGACCAATCCGGGCGTCCGGCAGGCTCTCACCGAGGCGCGCGCCGCATTGCTGCTCGCCAGGCCCGGCACCGCGGAATCCGACCGGATCGCCGCAATTCCCGCCCTCCAGGCCCGGGGCGATGGCGACGCGATGGGCATCCTGCGCGGTCTTGCGGCGGATCCGAGCGAGGCGGTCCGCGCCGCCGCCGCCCGCGGCATCGCGGCGATCGAGACGCGGCTCGCGGTCGTCGGTGCCCTCCAGAACGTCTGGTACGGGATCTCGCTCGGCTCGGTCCTGCTGCTCGCCGCCATCGGGCTCGCCATCACCTTCGGGGTGATGGGCGTGATCAACATGGCCCACGGCGAGATGGTGATGCTCGGCGCCTACACGACCTACGGCGTGCAGGAGCTGATCCGCACCAAGGCGCCGTCCCTGTTCGGCTGGTCGCTCGCGATCAGCATCCCCTGCGCGTTCCTGGTCGCCGGGCTGATGGGCGTGCTGATCGAGCGGTTCATCATCCGCTTCCTGTACGGGCGCCCGCTGGAGACCCTGCTCGCCACCTTCGGGGTCAGCCTCGTGCTGCAGCAGGGCGTGCGCTCGCTCTTCGGCCCGACCAACCGCGAGGTCGGCGCCCCGGCCTTCATGAGCGGCGCCTTCGATTTCTACGGCCTGTCGATCACCTGGGGCCGGATGTGGATCATCGTGTTCGCGATGGCGGTGTTCCTGGGCCTCCTGTTCGTGCTGCGGAAGACGTCGTTCGGCCTGAAGACCCGGGCGGTCACCCAGAACCGCCGCATGGCCGCCGCGATGGGCATCCGCACGCCCTACGTCGACGCGCTGACCTTCGGGCTCGGCTCCGGCATCGCGGGGATCGCCGGGGTGGCGCTGTCGCAGATCGACAACGTCTCGCCCAATCTCGGCCAGGGCTACATCATCGACTCGTTCCTCGTGGTGGTGTTCGGCGGCGTCGGCAACCTCTGGGGAACGCTGGTGGCGGCGCTGACGCTCGGCGTCGTGAACAAGCTCGCCGAGCCGTATATCGGCGCGGTCCTGGCCAAGATCGGCCTGCTGATCTTCATCATCCTGTTCATCCAGAAGCGCCCGCGCGGCCTGTTCGCGCTCAAGGGCCGGGCGGTGGAATCGTGA
- the cysE gene encoding serine O-acetyltransferase, which translates to MTALASTQPPLRATSRSTAESEVWAALRAEAEAALIEEPLYAGIIQATILDQRSLAQALAYRLAHRLGDGDLARLSMRDLCLSAFEADPQAGAHAVRDLVAIRERDPTCRRYLDPFLFYKGLAALEAYRVGHWLWHQGRATLALHVQSRISEVFGCDIHPAARIGSGVFIDHATGVVIGETTVIADDVSILQSVTLGGNGKESGDRHPKIERGVLLSVGAKVLGNIRIGAGAKVAAAAVVLQDVPPHTTVAGVPARVVSRLPVDEEPALSMDQSFGYGDGI; encoded by the coding sequence ATGACAGCCCTGGCTTCGACCCAGCCGCCCCTGCGCGCCACGAGCCGCAGCACCGCGGAATCCGAGGTCTGGGCGGCCCTGCGCGCCGAGGCCGAGGCGGCCCTGATCGAGGAGCCGCTCTATGCCGGGATCATCCAGGCGACGATCCTCGACCAGCGCTCGCTGGCCCAGGCCCTCGCCTACCGCCTCGCCCACCGGCTCGGGGACGGCGACCTCGCCCGGCTGTCGATGCGCGACCTGTGCCTCTCGGCCTTCGAGGCGGACCCGCAGGCCGGCGCCCACGCGGTGCGCGACCTCGTGGCGATCCGCGAGCGCGACCCGACCTGCCGCCGCTACCTCGACCCGTTCCTGTTCTACAAGGGTCTGGCGGCGCTGGAGGCCTACCGGGTCGGCCACTGGCTCTGGCACCAGGGCCGGGCGACCCTGGCGCTGCACGTCCAGAGCCGGATCTCCGAGGTGTTCGGCTGCGACATCCACCCGGCCGCCCGGATCGGCTCCGGCGTGTTCATCGACCACGCCACCGGGGTGGTGATCGGCGAGACCACGGTGATCGCCGACGACGTGTCGATCCTCCAGTCGGTGACGCTCGGCGGCAACGGCAAGGAGAGCGGCGACCGGCATCCCAAGATCGAGCGCGGGGTGCTGCTCAGCGTCGGCGCCAAGGTTCTGGGCAACATCCGGATCGGGGCGGGCGCCAAGGTCGCGGCGGCCGCGGTGGTGCTGCAGGACGTGCCGCCCCACACGACCGTGGCGGGCGTGCCGGCCCGGGTCGTCTCGCGCCTGCCCGTGGACGAGGAGCCGGCGCTCAGCATGGACCAGTCCTTCGGCTACGGGGACGGGATCTGA
- a CDS encoding Crp/Fnr family transcriptional regulator, whose product MAQPQQSAVRNRLLAALTPEDFSRLASRLEPVPLPLHEVLIAPQQAIAQAYFVEEGIVSLVADTREGRIEVGLTGREGFVGVPIALGAQTTPHTAIVQASGEALRIAAGALEDALDASAGLRRVLGRYVQSLLVQVGQTVYANADLTVEARLARWILMTHDRLEQDELPLTHEVLSKMLGVRRPTVTTATHLLEGAGMIRARRGRITVVDREKLEDLAGAIYGPAGAV is encoded by the coding sequence ATGGCCCAGCCGCAGCAATCTGCCGTTCGCAACCGTCTGCTCGCTGCCCTGACGCCGGAGGATTTCAGCCGTCTCGCCTCCCGGCTCGAGCCGGTCCCGCTGCCGCTGCACGAGGTGCTGATCGCGCCCCAGCAGGCGATCGCGCAGGCCTACTTCGTCGAGGAGGGGATCGTGTCCCTCGTGGCCGACACACGCGAGGGCCGCATCGAGGTCGGCCTCACCGGACGGGAGGGCTTCGTCGGCGTGCCGATCGCGCTCGGCGCCCAGACCACGCCCCACACGGCGATCGTGCAGGCCAGCGGCGAGGCTCTGCGCATCGCGGCGGGCGCGCTGGAGGACGCCCTCGACGCGAGCGCCGGCCTGCGCCGGGTGCTCGGCCGCTACGTGCAGAGCCTGCTCGTGCAGGTGGGGCAGACCGTCTACGCCAATGCCGACCTGACCGTCGAGGCGCGGCTCGCCCGGTGGATCCTCATGACCCACGACCGCCTGGAGCAGGACGAGTTGCCCCTGACCCACGAGGTGCTCTCGAAGATGCTCGGCGTGCGCCGGCCCACCGTGACGACCGCGACCCACCTGCTCGAAGGCGCCGGCATGATCCGGGCGCGGCGCGGGCGCATCACGGTGGTCGACCGCGAGAAGCTGGAGGATCTGGCGGGCGCCATCTACGGTCCCGCGGGGGCCGTCTAG
- a CDS encoding ABC transporter ATP-binding protein: MSDGAGPPLLQVEALEVVYGGAVHALHGVGLAVRAGEIAALVGANGAGKTTLLRAVSNLLPALRGQVAAGRLAYDGRDVTRTRTEALVRAGLVGVLEGRHCFRGLSVRENLVAGGLGCGSSRGAVRADLERVYGLFPAPAAKQDVAAGLLSGGEQQMAAIGRALMGRPRLLVLDEPSMGLAPKVVEAIYRVLTGLNRTEGLTLLVAEQNVRLALRHAHHAVVLENGRSALAGSAAALRARDDVQALYLGGAARPSPDRPPDPRVRAQA, encoded by the coding sequence ATGAGCGACGGCGCCGGTCCGCCGCTCCTGCAGGTCGAGGCGCTGGAGGTCGTCTATGGCGGGGCGGTCCACGCCCTGCACGGCGTCGGCCTCGCGGTCCGGGCGGGGGAGATCGCCGCCCTGGTCGGTGCCAACGGCGCCGGCAAGACCACGTTGCTGCGCGCGGTGTCGAACCTGCTGCCGGCCCTGCGCGGGCAGGTCGCGGCCGGGCGCCTCGCCTATGACGGACGGGACGTGACGCGGACCCGGACCGAGGCCCTGGTCCGCGCCGGGCTCGTGGGCGTGCTGGAGGGGCGCCACTGCTTCCGGGGCTTGAGCGTCCGGGAGAACCTCGTCGCGGGCGGCCTCGGATGCGGCTCGAGCCGCGGGGCCGTGCGCGCCGACCTCGAGCGGGTCTACGGCCTGTTCCCCGCCCCCGCCGCCAAGCAGGACGTCGCCGCGGGCCTGCTCTCGGGCGGCGAGCAGCAGATGGCGGCGATCGGCCGGGCGCTCATGGGCCGGCCCCGGCTGCTCGTCCTCGACGAGCCCTCCATGGGGCTCGCGCCCAAGGTGGTGGAGGCCATCTACCGGGTGCTCACCGGCCTGAACCGGACGGAGGGCCTGACCCTGCTGGTGGCCGAGCAGAATGTCCGCCTCGCCCTGCGCCACGCCCACCACGCCGTGGTGCTGGAGAACGGACGCAGCGCGCTCGCCGGCAGCGCCGCGGCCCTGCGGGCGCGGGACGACGTCCAGGCCCTATATCTCGGCGGCGCCGCGCGCCCCTCCCCCGACCGGCCGCCGGACCCGCGCGTCCGCGCGCAGGCCTGA
- the urtA gene encoding urea ABC transporter substrate-binding protein has product MKAFGTWGPAAALAAGLALGALGAGAARAQETIKVGILHSLSGTMAISETTLKDAMLMLIAEQNAKGGVLGKKLEPVVVDPASNWPLFAEKARELISKDKVAAVFGCWTSVSRKSVLPVFKELDNILFYPVQYEGEESERNVFYTGAAPNQQAIPAVDYLMSEDGGGAKRWVLEGTDYVYPRTTNKILEAYLKAKGVKDEDILINYTPFGFSDWQTEVSKIKAFGSAGKKTAVVSTINGDANVPFYKELGNQGIKATDIPVVAFSVGEEELAGIDAKPLTGHLAAWNYFESIKTPENEAFIKKWQAFRKNPKAVTNDPMEAHYIGFNMWVKAVEKAGTTDPDKVIDALPGIEQKNLTGGTATMLPNHHITKPVFIGEIEANGQFDVVWKTDKLIPGEAWSKQLEGSKDLEADWVKLKCGNYNTKTKSCGGA; this is encoded by the coding sequence GTGAAAGCATTTGGAACTTGGGGCCCGGCCGCCGCTTTGGCCGCCGGACTCGCGCTGGGCGCCCTCGGGGCGGGGGCCGCACGGGCCCAGGAGACCATCAAGGTCGGCATCCTGCACTCGCTCTCGGGCACGATGGCGATCTCCGAGACCACCCTCAAGGACGCGATGCTGATGCTGATCGCCGAGCAGAACGCCAAGGGCGGCGTGCTCGGCAAGAAGCTGGAGCCGGTGGTGGTCGATCCGGCCTCGAACTGGCCGCTCTTCGCCGAGAAGGCTCGGGAGCTGATCAGCAAGGACAAGGTCGCGGCCGTGTTCGGCTGCTGGACCAGCGTGTCGCGCAAGTCCGTGCTGCCGGTCTTCAAGGAACTCGACAACATCCTGTTCTACCCCGTCCAGTACGAGGGGGAGGAGAGCGAGCGCAACGTGTTCTATACCGGGGCCGCCCCGAACCAGCAGGCGATCCCGGCGGTCGATTACCTGATGTCGGAGGATGGCGGCGGCGCCAAGCGCTGGGTGCTGGAGGGGACCGACTACGTCTACCCGCGCACCACCAACAAGATCCTCGAAGCCTACCTCAAAGCGAAGGGCGTCAAGGACGAGGACATCCTGATCAACTACACGCCGTTCGGCTTCTCGGACTGGCAGACCGAGGTCTCGAAGATCAAGGCGTTCGGCTCGGCCGGCAAGAAGACCGCCGTGGTCTCGACCATCAACGGCGACGCCAACGTGCCGTTCTACAAGGAGCTCGGCAACCAGGGCATCAAGGCGACCGACATCCCGGTCGTGGCCTTCTCGGTGGGCGAGGAGGAGCTCGCCGGCATCGACGCCAAGCCGCTCACCGGCCACCTCGCCGCCTGGAACTACTTCGAGTCGATCAAGACGCCGGAGAACGAGGCCTTCATCAAGAAGTGGCAGGCGTTCCGGAAGAACCCCAAGGCCGTCACCAACGACCCGATGGAGGCCCACTATATCGGCTTCAACATGTGGGTGAAGGCGGTCGAGAAGGCCGGCACCACCGATCCCGACAAGGTGATCGACGCGCTGCCCGGCATCGAGCAGAAGAACCTCACGGGCGGCACCGCGACGATGCTGCCGAACCACCACATCACCAAGCCGGTCTTCATCGGCGAGATCGAGGCGAACGGCCAGTTCGACGTGGTCTGGAAGACCGACAAGCTGATCCCCGGCGAGGCGTGGTCGAAGCAGCTCGAGGGCTCGAAGGACCTCGAGGCCGACTGGGTCAAGCTCAAGTGCGGCAACTACAACACCAAGACCAAGAGCTGCGGCGGCGCCTGA
- a CDS encoding family 2B encapsulin nanocompartment shell protein, which translates to MSGPGLSVSATAARNLATATVTSVQNAANTPRWLLRLLPFVDVAGGVYRVNRRAVVLAKPGRIDLAAEDKGDGKGRVIRPSSLRAVPLFSRLGDAELAALAGKFTESRHQAGAVIHEEGSAGRSLTVVADGTVELTLSGPYTGRLRQGLATKGDYFGDAGLAGESAPAPAVKALSAVTLLTLDAAAVESEEIRAKIAQYREERDRLKGHTNSYGEQGIELLAVHTGEPRLPTTFVDYEVDPREYHLSTIQTILNTHTRVTDLYSNEIDQLREQIRLTVDAVKEREEWELLNNSQFGLLHEVGPRQRIPTRGGPPTPDDLDELLTLVWKKPAFFVAHPRAIAAFGREATRRGVPPVVVHLFGAPFITWRGVPLVPSDKLPVDIDPVTGAQTTSILLLRVGEGEQGVVGLQKSGVTGEIEPGLSVRYMGTNDHSIASHLVTRYFSAAVLVEDAIARLDNVLLGNYHDYA; encoded by the coding sequence ATGAGCGGACCGGGTCTGAGCGTGAGCGCCACGGCGGCACGCAATCTTGCGACGGCGACCGTCACCTCGGTCCAGAACGCGGCCAACACGCCGCGCTGGCTCCTGCGGCTCCTGCCCTTCGTGGACGTGGCGGGCGGGGTCTACCGCGTCAACCGCCGCGCCGTCGTGCTGGCCAAGCCCGGCCGGATCGATCTCGCCGCCGAGGACAAGGGAGATGGTAAGGGCCGGGTGATCCGCCCGTCCTCCCTGCGCGCCGTGCCGCTGTTCAGCCGGCTGGGCGATGCCGAGCTCGCCGCCCTCGCCGGCAAGTTCACCGAGAGCCGGCACCAGGCCGGCGCGGTGATCCACGAGGAGGGTTCCGCGGGCCGCAGCCTCACGGTCGTGGCCGACGGCACGGTCGAGCTGACCCTGTCGGGCCCCTACACGGGACGCCTGCGCCAGGGCCTGGCCACGAAGGGCGACTATTTCGGCGATGCGGGTCTCGCCGGTGAGAGCGCGCCCGCCCCGGCCGTGAAGGCCCTGTCGGCCGTGACCCTCCTGACCCTCGACGCCGCCGCGGTGGAGAGCGAGGAGATCCGCGCCAAGATCGCGCAGTACCGTGAGGAGCGCGACCGCCTCAAAGGGCACACCAATTCCTACGGCGAGCAGGGCATCGAGCTGCTGGCGGTCCATACCGGCGAGCCGCGCCTGCCCACGACCTTCGTGGATTACGAGGTCGATCCGCGCGAGTACCACCTCTCGACCATCCAGACGATCCTCAACACCCACACGCGGGTGACCGACCTCTATTCCAACGAGATCGACCAGCTCCGCGAGCAGATCCGCCTCACGGTCGACGCCGTGAAGGAGCGCGAGGAGTGGGAGCTCTTGAACAATTCGCAGTTCGGCCTGCTCCACGAGGTCGGCCCGCGCCAGCGCATCCCCACCCGCGGCGGCCCGCCCACCCCGGACGACCTCGACGAGCTGCTGACGCTGGTCTGGAAGAAGCCCGCCTTCTTCGTGGCCCATCCCCGCGCCATCGCGGCCTTCGGCCGGGAGGCGACCCGCCGCGGCGTGCCGCCGGTCGTCGTCCACCTGTTCGGCGCCCCGTTCATCACCTGGCGCGGCGTGCCGCTGGTGCCGAGCGACAAGCTGCCGGTCGACATCGACCCGGTGACGGGGGCCCAGACCACCTCGATCCTGCTGCTGCGCGTCGGCGAGGGCGAGCAGGGCGTGGTCGGGCTGCAGAAGTCCGGCGTGACCGGCGAGATCGAGCCCGGCCTGTCGGTGCGCTACATGGGCACCAACGACCACTCGATCGCCTCGCACCTCGTGACCCGCTACTTCTCGGCCGCCGTGCTGGTCGAGGACGCGATCGCCCGCCTCGATAACGTGCTGCTGGGCAACTACCATGACTACGCCTGA
- the urtD gene encoding urea ABC transporter ATP-binding protein UrtD yields the protein MSTDLVERPDTRGPANRKRETDALLYVDDLRVTFDGYKALRGLSLTLARGELRAIIGPNGAGKTTMMDCITGKTRPDSGIALFDGTHDLLKSDEPAIADLGIGRKFQKPTVFESHTVADNILLALTGPRAAFASLFGWRNRVEAARIDALLETVGLLADRGRPAADLSHGQKQWLEIGMLLAQDPKLLLVDEPVAGMTDAETAETARLLRRIAGDHAVLVVEHDMHFVRDLGCRVTCLHEGAVLAEGSIDAVSADPRVVEVYLGR from the coding sequence GTGAGCACCGACCTCGTTGAGCGCCCGGACACACGCGGCCCCGCCAACCGGAAGCGCGAGACGGACGCGCTGCTCTACGTCGACGACCTGCGGGTGACCTTCGACGGCTACAAGGCCCTGCGCGGCCTGTCGCTGACGCTGGCCCGCGGCGAGTTGCGGGCGATCATCGGCCCGAACGGCGCCGGCAAGACCACCATGATGGATTGCATCACCGGCAAGACCCGGCCGGACAGCGGCATCGCGCTGTTCGACGGCACCCACGACCTCCTGAAGAGCGACGAGCCGGCGATCGCCGACCTCGGCATCGGCCGCAAGTTCCAGAAGCCGACCGTGTTCGAGAGCCACACGGTGGCCGACAACATCCTGCTGGCGCTGACGGGCCCACGCGCCGCCTTCGCGTCCCTGTTCGGCTGGCGCAACCGGGTGGAGGCCGCGCGGATCGACGCCCTCTTGGAGACCGTCGGCCTGCTGGCCGATCGCGGCCGCCCGGCGGCCGATCTCAGCCACGGCCAGAAGCAGTGGCTGGAGATCGGCATGCTGCTCGCGCAGGACCCCAAGCTCCTGCTGGTCGACGAGCCCGTGGCCGGCATGACCGACGCCGAGACCGCCGAGACCGCCCGCCTGCTCCGCCGGATCGCCGGCGACCACGCCGTCCTGGTGGTCGAGCACGACATGCACTTCGTCCGCGACCTCGGCTGCCGGGTCACCTGCCTGCACGAGGGCGCGGTGCTGGCCGAGGGCTCGATCGACGCGGTCTCGGCCGACCCGCGGGTGGTCGAGGTGTATCTGGGACGATGA
- the urtC gene encoding urea ABC transporter permease subunit UrtC: MPPRTPLIDLKGWIFLAVLAAFCGAVPVLNLAVPEGSGLHLPTYLVALFGKYLAYALLAVSLDLVWGYCGILSLGHGAFFALGGYAMGMYLMRQIGARGVYGNPVLPDFMVFLNYKALPWYWYGFDHFAFAALMVLLVPGLLAFVFGWLAFRSRVTGVYLSIITQALTYALMLAFFRNDMGLGGNNGLTDFKDFLGLSVQAQTFRVGIFVATGIALALGYLIARVMTVSAYGKILIAVRDAESRTRFLGYRPEHFKTLAFTVSAMMAGVAGALYVPQVGIINPGEFAPTNSIETVIWVAVGGRGTLVGAALGAVLVNYAKTVLTGVMPDAWLFALGGLFVVVTLFLPRGLVGTAIERFGSRRAAAKLPPEPEIAPKLAEEGQGS, encoded by the coding sequence ATGCCGCCCCGCACCCCCCTCATCGACCTGAAGGGCTGGATCTTCCTCGCCGTCCTGGCCGCCTTCTGCGGCGCCGTGCCGGTGCTGAACCTCGCGGTGCCGGAGGGCTCCGGCCTGCACCTGCCGACCTACCTCGTCGCGCTGTTCGGAAAATACCTCGCCTACGCGCTGCTCGCGGTCAGCCTCGACCTCGTCTGGGGCTATTGCGGCATCCTCTCGCTCGGCCACGGGGCGTTCTTCGCGCTCGGCGGCTACGCGATGGGCATGTACCTGATGCGCCAGATCGGCGCCCGGGGCGTCTACGGCAACCCGGTCCTGCCCGACTTCATGGTGTTCCTGAACTACAAGGCGCTGCCCTGGTACTGGTACGGCTTCGACCATTTCGCCTTCGCGGCCCTGATGGTGCTGCTGGTGCCGGGCCTGCTCGCCTTCGTGTTCGGCTGGCTCGCCTTCCGGTCGCGGGTGACCGGCGTCTACCTGTCGATCATCACCCAGGCGCTGACCTACGCGCTGATGCTCGCCTTCTTCCGCAACGACATGGGGCTGGGCGGCAACAACGGGCTGACCGACTTCAAGGACTTCTTGGGGCTCTCGGTTCAGGCCCAGACTTTCCGGGTGGGCATCTTCGTCGCCACCGGCATCGCGCTGGCGCTCGGCTACCTGATCGCCCGGGTCATGACGGTCTCGGCCTACGGAAAGATCCTGATCGCCGTGCGCGACGCCGAGAGCCGCACCCGCTTCCTCGGCTACCGGCCGGAGCACTTCAAGACGCTGGCCTTCACGGTCTCGGCCATGATGGCGGGCGTCGCCGGCGCCCTCTACGTGCCGCAGGTCGGCATCATCAACCCGGGGGAATTCGCCCCCACCAATTCCATCGAGACCGTGATCTGGGTGGCGGTGGGCGGGCGCGGCACGCTGGTCGGCGCGGCGCTCGGCGCCGTGCTGGTCAACTACGCCAAGACCGTGCTCACCGGCGTGATGCCCGACGCGTGGCTGTTCGCGCTCGGCGGCCTGTTCGTGGTCGTGACGCTGTTCCTGCCGCGCGGCCTCGTCGGCACCGCGATCGAGCGGTTCGGTAGCCGGCGCGCGGCCGCCAAGCTGCCGCCGGAGCCCGAGATCGCCCCCAAACTCGCGGAAGAAGGGCAGGGCTCGTGA
- a CDS encoding HWE histidine kinase domain-containing protein, which produces MTDPRDLAARDLAERLAALEADNARLRRLLDEAGVPDSLRHGMRNTMAMMRTVIHRSAEQSADVETYVAHLDGRFGAVMRVQAATDAFGDADLHTLISDELMFHLVREGEQAALTGPRVRLRPKAALVLALALHELTSNAVEHGSLALPQGRVSAAWRVADAEPGPPVLTLDWAETGGSGVGAPARRGFGTDVLEDMLAYDLGAQTDLRYAPDGLRCTIRLPLTARIGHSVAEDPEAAWEGEAR; this is translated from the coding sequence ATGACAGACCCCCGCGACCTGGCCGCCCGCGACTTGGCGGAGCGCCTCGCCGCTCTGGAGGCCGACAATGCCCGCCTGCGCCGGCTGCTGGACGAGGCCGGCGTGCCCGACAGCCTGCGCCACGGGATGCGCAACACGATGGCGATGATGCGGACGGTCATCCACCGCTCGGCCGAGCAATCCGCGGATGTCGAAACCTACGTCGCGCATCTCGACGGCCGGTTCGGCGCCGTCATGCGCGTGCAGGCCGCCACGGACGCGTTCGGCGATGCCGACCTGCACACCCTGATCTCCGACGAGCTGATGTTCCACCTCGTGCGCGAGGGCGAGCAGGCCGCGCTCACCGGACCGCGGGTGCGGCTCCGGCCGAAGGCCGCTCTGGTCCTGGCGCTGGCGCTGCACGAGCTGACCAGCAACGCGGTGGAGCACGGGTCCCTGGCGCTCCCGCAGGGCCGGGTCAGCGCCGCGTGGCGGGTCGCCGACGCGGAGCCGGGGCCGCCGGTCCTGACCCTCGACTGGGCCGAGACCGGCGGCAGCGGGGTAGGGGCACCGGCCCGGCGGGGCTTCGGCACGGACGTGCTGGAGGACATGCTGGCCTACGATCTCGGCGCGCAGACGGATCTGCGCTACGCGCCGGACGGGCTGCGCTGCACGATCCGCCTGCCGCTCACCGCCCGCATCGGGCACAGCGTGGCGGAGGATCCCGAGGCGGCCTGGGAGGGCGAGGCGCGGTGA
- a CDS encoding Crp/Fnr family transcriptional regulator, whose protein sequence is MSNPLVRKLERYVHLQEADRLCLVGSIGPERMVAPRTDIIHEGDDPRAVNVILDGWACRYRQFANGRRQIVSLLLPGDLCDPHIFLLDEMDHTIGAITPVLLGQISGPTLQAAVACSPHLDLAFHREALAAAAIQREWTVSLGSRTGIERLAHLFCELHARLAAIGLTDGNTCPMPITQNDLGDAMGQTSVHINRTLQELRGMGLITLRSRRLTIHNPAALARLAHFNTAYLHLTAETDRLVARQA, encoded by the coding sequence GTGTCAAATCCGCTTGTGCGCAAACTGGAACGCTACGTCCATCTCCAGGAGGCGGACCGGCTGTGCTTGGTCGGCTCGATCGGCCCGGAGCGCATGGTCGCGCCGCGCACCGACATCATCCACGAGGGCGACGACCCGCGCGCCGTCAACGTCATTCTCGACGGCTGGGCCTGCCGCTACCGGCAATTCGCCAACGGGCGCCGCCAGATCGTCTCGCTGCTCCTGCCGGGCGATCTGTGCGACCCGCACATCTTCCTCCTCGACGAGATGGATCACACGATCGGGGCGATCACGCCCGTGCTCCTCGGCCAGATCTCCGGGCCCACGCTCCAGGCGGCCGTGGCGTGCAGCCCGCACCTGGACCTCGCCTTCCACCGCGAGGCGCTGGCCGCCGCGGCGATCCAGCGCGAGTGGACGGTCAGCCTCGGCAGCCGCACCGGCATCGAGCGGCTCGCCCACCTGTTCTGCGAGCTGCACGCCCGGCTGGCCGCCATCGGCCTCACGGACGGAAATACCTGCCCGATGCCGATCACGCAGAACGACCTCGGCGACGCGATGGGGCAGACCAGCGTCCACATCAACCGGACGCTGCAGGAGCTGCGCGGCATGGGGCTGATCACCCTGCGCAGCCGCCGCCTGACCATCCACAATCCTGCGGCCCTGGCCCGGCTCGCGCATTTCAACACCGCCTACCTCCACCTGACGGCGGAGACCGACCGCCTCGTCGCACGCCAGGCGTGA